In a genomic window of Leisingera caerulea DSM 24564:
- a CDS encoding alpha/beta hydrolase fold domain-containing protein: MSWQRRAINAWMRYGMKPALRLTGSPDFVRRVFDLTAPLFCPALPYTRVLRRPAPVPLYLVSAGQTRSRRVILFLHGGAYLAGSARAYQGMLSRLSYASSTEIAVPDYRLLQEAPFPAAYDDAMTAWQSLRRMGYGPGDILLAGDSAGGGLALALLGGLLAKGERPAGVIAFSPWCDLTLSGASIQANRDKDVIIPAGRMKEVIEQYLAGADPADPRASPLFAEFPDPPPVLIQAGDVEVLLSDAERMAERLQAAGGSVRLTLWRDVPHVWQFMAGHLPEGQAALEEAAAFAVRALDGGSAG; this comes from the coding sequence ATGAGCTGGCAGCGCCGGGCCATAAATGCGTGGATGCGTTATGGCATGAAACCGGCGCTGCGGCTGACCGGCAGCCCGGACTTCGTGCGCAGGGTCTTTGACCTGACCGCACCGCTGTTTTGCCCGGCGCTGCCCTATACCCGGGTGCTGCGGCGGCCTGCTCCGGTGCCGCTGTATCTGGTCTCCGCCGGGCAGACCCGCAGCCGGCGGGTCATCCTGTTCCTGCACGGCGGTGCCTATCTGGCCGGCAGCGCCCGAGCCTATCAGGGGATGCTGTCCCGTCTCTCTTACGCCTCTAGCACTGAGATCGCCGTGCCCGATTACCGGCTGCTGCAGGAGGCTCCGTTTCCGGCCGCATACGATGATGCGATGACGGCCTGGCAGTCGCTGCGCCGTATGGGCTATGGGCCGGGGGACATCCTGCTGGCGGGCGACAGCGCAGGCGGCGGGCTGGCGCTGGCGCTGCTGGGCGGGCTACTGGCCAAGGGCGAGCGGCCGGCGGGTGTGATTGCCTTTTCCCCCTGGTGCGATCTGACGCTGAGCGGAGCCAGTATCCAAGCCAACCGGGACAAGGATGTGATCATCCCCGCCGGGCGGATGAAAGAGGTTATCGAGCAGTATCTGGCAGGCGCGGACCCTGCTGATCCGCGCGCGTCCCCGCTGTTTGCGGAGTTTCCCGATCCGCCGCCGGTGCTGATCCAGGCAGGCGACGTCGAAGTGCTGCTGTCGGATGCGGAGCGGATGGCAGAGCGGCTGCAGGCCGCGGGCGGCAGCGTCCGCCTGACCCTGTGGCGCGATGTGCCGCACGTCTGGCAGTTCATGGCCGGGCACCTGCCGGAGGGGCAGGCCGCGCTGGAAGAGGCGGCTGCCTTTGCGGTCAGGGCGCTGGACGGCGGCTCAGCGGGATGA